CCCGCTCAAGGAGCGCTACGCGCTGCTCACCCGTGACCTGGACTGGGACCCGAGCTACGTCACCAAGGAGCAGCTCTTCCCCTACACCAGCTACGAGGGCATCAAGGTCCACGACTGGGACGGCTGGGAAGACCCGTTCCGCCTCACCGTGGACGCGTACTACAAGTACCAGGCCGAAAAGGACAAGCGGCTTTACGCCGTGCTCGACGGGTTCGCGCAGAGCCAGGGCCACCTCGGGCTCGCGGACGCCAGCTACCTCAACGCCATCAAGCTGTTCATCCAGGGCGTGACGCCGCTGGAGTACGCCGCGCACCGGCACTTCGCCTACCTCGCGCGCTACCTCGAAGGCCCGGCGCCGCGGTTCGCGGCGCTGTGCCAGAGCGTGGACGAGCTGCGCCACTGCCAGACGCAGATCCACACGATCAGCAACTACAACAAGTACTACGGCGGGTTCCACAGCTGGTCGAAGATGCACGACCGCGTGTGGTACCTGTCCGTGCCGAAGTCGCTGTTCGACGACGCCATGACGGCCGGCCCGTTCGAGTTCCTGATCTCGATCTCGTTCAGCTTCGAGTACCTGCTCACCAACCTGCTGTTCGTGCCGTTCATGAGTGGCGCGAGCTTCAACGGTGACATGCCGACGATGTCGTTCGGGTTCTCGGCGCAGTCGGACGAAAGCCGGCACATGACGCTCGGCCTGGAGGCCATCAAGTTCCTGCTGGAGCAGGACGAGGGCAACGTGCCGATCATCCAGGACTGGATCGACAAGTGGTTCTGGCGCGCGTACCGGATGTCCGCGCTGGTCGCCGGAATGATGGACTACATGCTGCCGAAGCCGGTGATGAGCTGGAAGGAGGCGTTCGAGCTCTACTTCGAGGACCAGATGCTCGGCGGCCTCTTCCCGGACCTGGAGTTCTACGGCATCCGCCCGCCGCGCCACGTGCAGGACGCGATTGCGGAGAAGGACAAGCTGTCGCACGAGGTCTACAAGGTGCTGCACAACTTCTCCTTCGCGGCTTCGTTCACCACGCAGGCGCCGAACGAGCAGCACATGAAGTGGCTGGCCGAGCAGTACCCGGAGACGTTCGACCAGCACTACCGGCCCGTGTGGGAGAAGCACCACCGCATCGAGGCCAATGGCGGCCGGATGTTCTTCCAGGGCCTCCCGCAGCTGTGCCAGGTCTGCCAGATCCCCATGGTGTTCACGGAAAAGGACGACCCGGGTAAGACGTCTTTCCGCTCCAGCGAATTCCGCGACGAGCAGTTCCACACCTGCAGCGAAGGGTGCCAGTGGATCTTCGAGCGCGAGCCGGAGAAGTTCGTGCAGGCGTGGCTGCCCGTGCACCAGATCTACCAGGGCAACTGCGGTGGCCCGTCGGTGCCGGAAGTCCTGGAGTGGTACGGGATCCAGGAAGGCGACAACGGGGAGTACAAGGGCTCGCTCGACCACAAGTCGTGGATCGGCTGGCACAACGGCGACGTGGAACAGGGAGTGTGACATGGCGGTGAAAGCTCTTTACGACTACGACTTCCCGTCGGCCGACCGCGCCGAGCTCTTCGGCGACGACCAGCTCGTGTACGTGCATTGGGAAGGCAACCCCTTGTTCTGCTCGGCCGCGTGCTTCCGCGTGCCGAAGGCATTGGGCTTCGGCGAGTTCGTGGAGACGGTCGTCGGCCCCTGGGCCGCGTCCGACCCGGACTTCGACCCGACGGCGGTGCGCGACTGGCGGGTGAACGGCCGGCCACTCGACGGCTCCGCCGAAGCCCCGCTCACCGAACTCGGCATCGGCCACAAGGCGCTGCTGCAGTTCACCGCCTGAACGGAGATTTCGTCTTGACGACGCACACCATCCGCGTGGAACCGATCGGCGCCGAAATCCAGTGCCGGGAGGACCAGACCGTGCTCGACGCGTGCCTGCGTGAGGGCATCTGGCTGCCGCACGCGTGTACCCACGGCACGTGCGGCACCTGCAAGGCCCAGATCCTCGACGGTGAGGTCGACCTGGGCGACGCGTCGCCGTACGCGTTGCTGGAAAGCGAGCGCGACGAGGGTGCCGCGTTGATCTGCGTGGCCCAGCCGCGCGGTGACGTGGTGCTCGAAGGTGAAGTCGACATGGACGAGGGCGTCGGTGTCCACCCGGTGCGCGACTTCCGCGCCCGGGTGGACAGCCTCGAGGAGATCGCGCCCGACGTCCGCCGGCTGGTGCTCGCCCTCGACGAACCGATGCGGTTCAACCCCGGGCAGTACGTGCTGCTCGACGTGCCGGGCGGGCAGCAGCGACCGTACTCGATCGCCAGCACGCCGTCGAACGGGTCGCTGATCGAGCTGCACCTGAAGCGCTCGGAAAACGGGATCGCCACCGACGGCTGGGTGTTCTCCAGCCTGAAGGCCGGCGACGAGGTGACGTTGTCCGGTCCGTACGGCCGGTTCTCGTTCCGTCCACTTCGGACGCAGCCGATCCTGCTGCTGGGCTCGGGCACCGGGCTGGCGCCGCTGAAGGCGATGATCCGCCACATCGACGAGGACGGCGGCGAGTACCAAGTCACGCTCTACCACGGCGTGGCCACCAAGGACGATCTCTACGACCGGGAGTACTTCGAGGAGCTCGAAGCGCGCACGGACTGGTTCACCTACCGGCCGGCGCTCTCGCGCGACGACTGGAACGGCCGGTCGGGGCGGGTTCCGGCGCTGCTGGCCGAGGACTACCCCCGGGCGGGCGGGAACGTCGCCT
The sequence above is a segment of the Amycolatopsis sp. 2-15 genome. Coding sequences within it:
- a CDS encoding phenol hydroxylase subunit P4, whose product is MAVKALYDYDFPSADRAELFGDDQLVYVHWEGNPLFCSAACFRVPKALGFGEFVETVVGPWAASDPDFDPTAVRDWRVNGRPLDGSAEAPLTELGIGHKALLQFTA
- a CDS encoding NADH:ubiquinone reductase (Na(+)-transporting) subunit F, translating into MTTHTIRVEPIGAEIQCREDQTVLDACLREGIWLPHACTHGTCGTCKAQILDGEVDLGDASPYALLESERDEGAALICVAQPRGDVVLEGEVDMDEGVGVHPVRDFRARVDSLEEIAPDVRRLVLALDEPMRFNPGQYVLLDVPGGQQRPYSIASTPSNGSLIELHLKRSENGIATDGWVFSSLKAGDEVTLSGPYGRFSFRPLRTQPILLLGSGTGLAPLKAMIRHIDEDGGEYQVTLYHGVATKDDLYDREYFEELEARTDWFTYRPALSRDDWNGRSGRVPALLAEDYPRAGGNVAYICGSPDMVSDTMKALMKARLFPGTSTARTSSTPPTAPRAPTWCAVR
- a CDS encoding phenol 2-monooxygenase, with amino-acid sequence MTQTAPRRKLPLKERYALLTRDLDWDPSYVTKEQLFPYTSYEGIKVHDWDGWEDPFRLTVDAYYKYQAEKDKRLYAVLDGFAQSQGHLGLADASYLNAIKLFIQGVTPLEYAAHRHFAYLARYLEGPAPRFAALCQSVDELRHCQTQIHTISNYNKYYGGFHSWSKMHDRVWYLSVPKSLFDDAMTAGPFEFLISISFSFEYLLTNLLFVPFMSGASFNGDMPTMSFGFSAQSDESRHMTLGLEAIKFLLEQDEGNVPIIQDWIDKWFWRAYRMSALVAGMMDYMLPKPVMSWKEAFELYFEDQMLGGLFPDLEFYGIRPPRHVQDAIAEKDKLSHEVYKVLHNFSFAASFTTQAPNEQHMKWLAEQYPETFDQHYRPVWEKHHRIEANGGRMFFQGLPQLCQVCQIPMVFTEKDDPGKTSFRSSEFRDEQFHTCSEGCQWIFEREPEKFVQAWLPVHQIYQGNCGGPSVPEVLEWYGIQEGDNGEYKGSLDHKSWIGWHNGDVEQGV